The following coding sequences are from one Verrucosispora sp. WMMD573 window:
- a CDS encoding zinc-binding alcohol dehydrogenase, protein MTRTALAFWLRAPGVGEIRPVTLPEPDADEVLVRSRYSGVSRGTETLVFTGGVPASQYAAMRAPFQDGDFPAPVKYGYLSVGEVEQGPAHLLGRTVFCLHPHQSAYVVPAAAVTVVPAGVPAARAVLAGTVETAVNALWDAPPLVGDRVTVVGGGMVGCAVTALLARFPGVRVELVDTDPSRAEVAAALGVDFAAPETASGGRDLVVHASASSAGLQRGLDLLAPEGTLLELSWYGDRPVQLSLGGAFHSGRLNIRSSQVGMVAPARRGSRSYADRMALALDLLGDPAFDVLITGRSPFAELPDVLARLSAGDLPALCHLITYDGE, encoded by the coding sequence GTGACGCGTACCGCCCTCGCCTTCTGGCTCCGGGCTCCCGGCGTGGGTGAGATCCGTCCGGTGACGTTGCCGGAACCCGACGCCGACGAGGTCCTCGTGCGCAGCCGGTACTCCGGAGTCAGCCGGGGCACCGAGACCCTGGTCTTCACCGGGGGCGTGCCTGCCAGCCAGTACGCCGCGATGCGCGCCCCGTTTCAGGATGGCGATTTCCCGGCCCCGGTCAAGTACGGCTACCTCAGCGTCGGCGAGGTCGAGCAGGGCCCCGCGCACCTGCTCGGGCGTACGGTGTTCTGCCTGCACCCGCACCAGAGCGCGTACGTGGTGCCGGCGGCGGCGGTGACCGTCGTGCCGGCGGGGGTCCCGGCGGCCCGCGCGGTGCTGGCCGGCACGGTGGAGACCGCCGTCAACGCGCTGTGGGACGCGCCGCCCCTGGTCGGCGACCGGGTCACCGTCGTCGGGGGTGGCATGGTCGGCTGTGCCGTGACCGCCCTGCTGGCCCGCTTCCCCGGCGTACGGGTGGAACTTGTCGACACCGATCCGTCCCGCGCCGAGGTGGCCGCCGCGTTGGGCGTCGACTTCGCCGCCCCCGAAACCGCCAGCGGCGGCCGTGACCTGGTGGTGCACGCCAGCGCCAGCTCCGCCGGCCTGCAACGTGGCCTGGACCTGCTCGCGCCGGAAGGCACCCTGCTCGAACTGAGCTGGTACGGCGACCGGCCGGTGCAGCTGTCCCTCGGCGGCGCGTTCCACTCCGGACGACTGAACATCCGCAGCAGCCAGGTCGGCATGGTGGCGCCGGCGCGACGCGGCAGTCGCAGCTACGCCGACCGGATGGCACTCGCCCTGGACCTGCTCGGCGACCCGGCGTTCGACGTGCTGATCACCGGCCGGTCGCCGTTCGCGGAACTGCCCGACGTGCTCGCCCGACTCAGCGCGGGCGACCTGCCCGCGCTGTGCCATCTCATCACCTACGACGGGGAGTGA
- a CDS encoding 6-carboxytetrahydropterin synthase, whose protein sequence is MFSVTVRDHIMIAHSFRGEVFGPAQRLHGATFVVDATFRRPDLDDDGIVVDIGLATDQLKAVLGELNYRNLDDEPAFAGQNTTTEVLARTIADRLAERVAAGQLGGGARGLTGITVTLHESHVAWASYERALPGPTAVGEGAA, encoded by the coding sequence GTGTTCAGCGTGACCGTCCGTGACCACATCATGATCGCCCACAGCTTCCGTGGCGAGGTCTTCGGCCCCGCCCAACGGCTGCACGGCGCGACGTTCGTGGTCGACGCCACCTTCCGCCGACCGGACCTCGACGACGACGGCATCGTGGTCGACATCGGCCTGGCCACCGACCAGCTCAAGGCGGTGCTCGGCGAGCTGAACTACCGCAACCTCGACGACGAGCCCGCGTTCGCCGGGCAGAACACCACCACCGAGGTGCTGGCCCGCACCATCGCCGACCGGCTCGCCGAGCGGGTGGCCGCCGGTCAACTCGGCGGCGGTGCCCGGGGCCTGACCGGGATCACGGTGACCTTGCACGAGTCGCACGTGGCGTGGGCCAGCTACGAGCGGGCGCTGCCCGGCCCGACCGCCGTCGGTGAGGGCGCCGCCTGA
- a CDS encoding glycosyltransferase family 4 protein encodes MPTLHVILPGDIDDPASPSGGNGYDRRICAGLTAAGWSVREHAVAGDWPRSSPAAQAALAQVLAGTPDGALVLVDGLVGSVVPDVLAAHCGRLRLVALVHLPRDDETEARALATVTAVVATSAWTRDALLRRYPLPVERVHVAPPGVDPASPVPGSATGSALLCVAAVARHKGHDVLVEALTMVADRHWTLTCVGPLHREPEFVDGLRARITAARLADRIRLTGPLAGDRLAAAYAATDLLVHPSRGETYGMVVTEALARGVPVLATAVGGLPDALGRTAAGDRPGLLVPPDDPAALAAALRRWLDDAALREHLRHAAVQRRDTLADWSSTVAQITTALKEASA; translated from the coding sequence GTGCCGACCCTGCACGTGATCCTGCCGGGCGACATCGACGACCCGGCGTCACCCAGCGGCGGCAACGGCTATGACCGGCGGATCTGCGCCGGGCTCACCGCAGCCGGCTGGTCGGTCCGCGAGCACGCCGTGGCCGGTGACTGGCCGCGATCGTCCCCGGCGGCGCAGGCTGCGTTGGCGCAGGTGCTGGCCGGCACGCCAGACGGGGCGCTGGTGCTGGTCGACGGACTGGTCGGCTCGGTGGTGCCGGACGTCCTGGCCGCCCACTGCGGGCGGTTGCGCCTGGTCGCGTTGGTGCACCTGCCCCGGGACGACGAGACCGAGGCCCGGGCGTTGGCCACGGTCACCGCCGTGGTGGCCACCAGCGCCTGGACCCGCGACGCCCTGCTGCGGCGGTACCCGCTGCCCGTCGAACGGGTGCACGTGGCACCGCCCGGGGTGGACCCGGCGTCGCCGGTGCCCGGCTCGGCGACCGGTTCGGCCCTGCTCTGCGTCGCGGCGGTCGCCCGACACAAGGGCCACGACGTGCTGGTCGAGGCCCTGACCATGGTGGCCGACCGGCACTGGACGCTGACCTGCGTCGGCCCGCTGCATCGGGAGCCGGAGTTCGTCGACGGGCTACGTGCGCGGATCACCGCCGCGCGGCTCGCCGACCGGATCCGGCTGACCGGGCCGTTGGCCGGCGACCGGCTGGCCGCCGCGTACGCCGCCACCGACCTGCTGGTGCACCCGTCGCGCGGTGAGACGTACGGGATGGTGGTCACCGAGGCGCTGGCCCGCGGCGTACCCGTGCTCGCCACCGCCGTCGGTGGGCTGCCCGACGCCCTCGGGCGAACGGCGGCGGGCGACCGGCCGGGTCTGCTGGTGCCGCCCGACGACCCGGCCGCCCTCGCCGCGGCGTTACGTCGCTGGCTCGACGACGCGGCCCTGCGCGAGCACCTGCGGCACGCCGCCGTCCAGCGACGGGACACCCTCGCCGACTGGAGCAGCACGGTCGCCCAGATCACCACGGCCCTGAAGGAGGCGTCGGCATGA
- a CDS encoding class I SAM-dependent methyltransferase, translating to MSIDLPPDFARWLALREPADVAARSSELVDTLRAALPGHRPLVVHDLGAGTGSLGRWLAPLLPGAQHWILYDQDSDLLARARAGMPAAAADGAPVTVETRQGDLTRLTAAELADAALVTASALLDMLTAEELDRLVAACAGARCPALFLISVTGTARLTPADPLDDEVTAAFNAHQRRTVDGRRLLGPDAVDACAAAFARHGVDVALRPSPWLLGPERAALAAEWFTGWLDAAREERPELTARTGGYARRRLAEAETGRLGVLVGHVDLLALPR from the coding sequence ATGAGCATCGATCTCCCGCCGGATTTCGCACGGTGGCTCGCGCTGCGGGAACCCGCCGACGTGGCGGCCCGGTCCAGCGAACTGGTCGACACGCTGCGGGCGGCGTTGCCGGGCCACCGCCCCCTGGTGGTGCATGATCTCGGTGCCGGGACCGGCTCGCTGGGCCGCTGGCTGGCCCCGCTGCTGCCGGGCGCACAACACTGGATCCTGTACGACCAGGATTCCGACCTGCTGGCCCGGGCCCGCGCCGGCATGCCGGCCGCCGCCGCCGACGGCGCACCGGTGACCGTCGAGACGCGTCAGGGCGACCTGACCCGGCTGACCGCCGCCGAGCTGGCCGACGCGGCTCTGGTCACCGCCTCGGCCCTGCTCGACATGCTGACCGCCGAGGAACTCGACCGCCTGGTCGCCGCCTGCGCCGGGGCGCGTTGCCCGGCGCTGTTCCTGATCTCCGTGACCGGCACGGCGCGGTTGACCCCGGCCGATCCGCTGGACGACGAGGTGACCGCCGCCTTCAACGCACACCAGCGGCGTACCGTCGACGGTCGGCGGCTGCTTGGCCCGGACGCGGTCGACGCCTGCGCCGCCGCCTTCGCCCGGCACGGAGTGGACGTGGCACTACGCCCCAGCCCCTGGCTGCTCGGTCCGGAGCGGGCCGCCCTGGCGGCGGAGTGGTTCACCGGATGGCTCGACGCGGCTCGGGAGGAACGTCCCGAGCTGACCGCCCGCACCGGCGGGTACGCACGCCGTCGGCTGGCGGAGGCTGAAACCGGTCGGCTCGGGGTACTGGTCGGTCACGTCGACCTGCTGGCGCTGCCCCGTTGA
- a CDS encoding lysylphosphatidylglycerol synthase domain-containing protein, protein MGDEAGGAAPTATPVGRSIWGWARLVLGLAVLVGLLCWFGTGPFLAGLRLIDAPALAAALAIGVLTTVCAAWRWSLVAGGLGVRLPLREAVAHCYRAIFLNATLPGGILGDVHRAVRHGRDVGDVGRGIRAVVWERMAGQLVLVAVAVVLLFAFPSPVRPFLPVATAVAVAVLVAVVLAARLLPQSGASRWARALGTAVSDVRRGLLGRRTWAGVLFASALAVAGHLATFLVAARTAGSTAPLTLLLPLTLLALLAMGVPANVAGFGPREGVAAWAFAAAGLTAAEGVATATVYGALVLVASLPGAAVLLARRVRVPATV, encoded by the coding sequence GTGGGGGATGAAGCTGGCGGCGCCGCACCCACGGCGACCCCGGTGGGCCGGTCGATCTGGGGCTGGGCCCGACTGGTGTTGGGACTGGCCGTCCTCGTCGGGCTGCTCTGCTGGTTCGGCACCGGTCCGTTCCTGGCCGGACTGCGGCTGATCGACGCGCCGGCCCTGGCCGCCGCGCTCGCCATCGGCGTCCTCACCACCGTCTGCGCCGCCTGGCGGTGGAGTCTCGTCGCGGGCGGGCTCGGGGTACGGCTGCCACTGCGGGAGGCGGTCGCCCACTGCTACCGGGCGATCTTCCTTAACGCGACGCTGCCCGGCGGGATTCTCGGTGACGTGCACCGCGCGGTGCGGCACGGCCGCGACGTGGGCGACGTCGGACGCGGGATCCGGGCGGTGGTGTGGGAACGGATGGCCGGGCAGCTCGTGCTGGTCGCGGTGGCCGTGGTGCTGCTGTTCGCCTTCCCGTCGCCGGTGCGCCCATTCCTGCCGGTGGCGACCGCCGTGGCGGTGGCGGTGCTGGTCGCCGTGGTGCTGGCCGCCCGGCTGCTGCCGCAGTCCGGTGCCTCCCGGTGGGCGCGCGCGTTAGGTACCGCCGTATCGGACGTCCGACGCGGGCTGCTCGGCCGGCGAACCTGGGCCGGGGTGCTGTTCGCCTCGGCGCTGGCCGTCGCCGGGCACCTCGCCACCTTCCTGGTGGCGGCACGCACGGCGGGTTCCACCGCCCCGCTGACCCTGCTGCTGCCGCTGACCCTGCTGGCCCTGCTCGCGATGGGGGTGCCGGCCAACGTCGCCGGGTTCGGCCCCCGCGAGGGGGTGGCCGCGTGGGCGTTCGCCGCCGCCGGCCTGACCGCCGCCGAGGGGGTGGCCACCGCGACGGTGTACGGCGCCCTGGTGCTCGTCGCGAGCCTGCCCGGAGCCGCCGTGCTGCTGGCCCGACGCGTCCGTGTACCCGCCACCGTCTGA
- the ribA gene encoding GTP cyclohydrolase II codes for MSESLPVATIRTQVTVPLRFPDGYTTTARLFTFDGLVDGREHLAFALGDTAAAERGGNVPLVRPHSECLTGDVFGSQRCDCGPQLREAVQRIAEAGGYLLYLRQEGRGIGLYAKLDAYALQDAGLDTFEANVALGHAEDERDYTVAAQMLAALSVGPIAVLSNNPEKTEQLGRLGITVTEQVPTGVFLSPANADYLAAKASRAARTADLPFVR; via the coding sequence ATGTCCGAATCACTGCCTGTCGCCACCATCCGGACGCAGGTCACCGTGCCGCTGCGGTTTCCCGACGGTTACACCACCACGGCCCGGCTGTTCACCTTCGACGGGCTGGTCGACGGCCGGGAGCACCTCGCCTTCGCCCTCGGCGACACCGCCGCGGCCGAACGCGGCGGCAACGTGCCACTGGTCCGCCCGCACAGCGAATGTCTCACCGGCGACGTGTTCGGCAGCCAGCGCTGCGACTGCGGGCCTCAGTTGCGCGAGGCGGTGCAGCGCATCGCCGAGGCCGGCGGCTACCTGCTCTACCTGCGCCAGGAGGGCCGGGGCATCGGGCTGTACGCCAAGCTCGACGCGTACGCGTTGCAGGACGCCGGGCTGGACACCTTCGAGGCCAACGTCGCGCTCGGTCACGCCGAGGACGAACGCGACTACACCGTGGCGGCGCAGATGCTCGCCGCGCTCAGCGTCGGACCGATCGCGGTGCTGAGCAACAACCCGGAGAAGACCGAGCAGTTGGGTCGGCTCGGGATCACCGTGACCGAACAGGTGCCCACCGGCGTGTTCCTGTCCCCGGCCAACGCCGACTACCTCGCGGCGAAGGCCAGCCGCGCGGCCCGCACCGCCGACCTTCCCTTCGTCCGGTGA
- a CDS encoding dihydrofolate reductase family protein — MTGPPGVARPYVLLSCATSIDGYIDDATEERLLLSNDADLDRVDEVRAGCDAILVGAGTVRRDDPRLLVRCERRRAARVARGLPASPTRVTVTGCGDLDPQSRLFTVGDTERIVYSASGAVEKTRHRLGAVATVVDAGDPVDLVRMLTDLAERGIGRLLVEGGAGVHGQFLAAGLADELHLVVAPFFVGDRRAPRFVGEGSFPWHPGRRAQVVEARQIGDVVLTRYALSERCEPTQAD, encoded by the coding sequence GTGACCGGCCCGCCCGGGGTGGCCCGGCCCTACGTGCTGCTCAGCTGCGCCACCTCGATCGACGGCTACATCGACGACGCCACCGAGGAGCGGCTGCTGCTGTCCAACGACGCGGATCTCGACCGGGTGGACGAGGTCCGCGCCGGCTGCGACGCGATCCTGGTCGGCGCCGGCACCGTCCGCCGTGACGATCCTCGGCTGCTGGTGCGCTGCGAACGGCGCCGGGCCGCGCGCGTCGCCCGTGGCCTGCCGGCGTCGCCCACCCGGGTGACCGTGACCGGTTGTGGCGACCTGGACCCCCAGTCCCGGCTGTTCACCGTCGGCGACACCGAGCGGATCGTCTACAGCGCCAGCGGCGCGGTCGAGAAGACCCGGCACCGGCTGGGTGCGGTGGCCACCGTGGTCGACGCCGGTGACCCGGTCGACCTGGTGCGGATGCTGACCGACCTCGCCGAGCGGGGCATCGGCCGGCTGCTGGTGGAGGGCGGCGCGGGCGTGCACGGCCAGTTCCTCGCGGCGGGGCTCGCCGACGAGCTGCACCTGGTGGTGGCCCCGTTCTTCGTGGGTGACCGGCGGGCGCCGCGGTTCGTCGGCGAGGGCAGCTTCCCGTGGCACCCGGGGCGGCGGGCGCAGGTGGTGGAGGCGCGTCAGATCGGTGACGTGGTGCTCACCCGCTACGCCCTGTCCGAACGCTGCGAGCCGACGCAGGCCGACTGA
- a CDS encoding GNAT family N-acetyltransferase produces MTDRHHYERHVPRFGVVTFRPVEPDADADVIHSWVCQERARFWGMRDADREQVAEIYRYVDSLATHHAYLTLRDGHPVALFQTYEPEHDPVGECYPVRPGDHGGHLLIGTPVRPEPGFTGTLLGEFVAFVFTDRSRLRLVMEPDARNDKAIARLRRAGFVDGPLIDLPDKRARLMFLDRQSACVGSQRSDRA; encoded by the coding sequence ATGACTGACCGTCACCACTACGAACGACACGTGCCCCGATTCGGTGTGGTCACCTTCCGGCCGGTCGAGCCCGACGCCGACGCCGACGTGATCCACTCGTGGGTCTGCCAGGAGCGGGCCCGGTTCTGGGGGATGCGCGACGCCGACCGGGAACAGGTCGCCGAGATCTACCGGTACGTGGACTCGCTGGCCACGCACCACGCGTACCTCACCCTGCGCGACGGGCATCCGGTGGCGCTGTTCCAGACCTACGAACCGGAGCACGACCCGGTTGGCGAGTGCTACCCGGTACGCCCCGGTGACCACGGTGGACACCTGCTGATCGGCACCCCGGTACGGCCCGAACCGGGCTTCACCGGCACGCTGCTGGGCGAGTTCGTCGCCTTCGTCTTCACCGACCGCAGCCGGCTACGTCTGGTGATGGAGCCGGACGCCCGCAACGACAAGGCGATCGCCCGGCTGCGGCGGGCCGGTTTCGTCGACGGCCCGCTGATCGACCTGCCGGACAAGCGCGCCCGGCTGATGTTCCTCGACCGTCAGTCGGCCTGCGTCGGCTCGCAGCGTTCGGACAGGGCGTAG
- a CDS encoding penicillin acylase family protein → MSARRYRDGYGVPHLRADDHLSLAYAQGRVTALDRAWQIEVERHRSQGTSASFLGADAVAWDSFARRARLDDTARRCHAALDPATAEWVGRYVDGVNAALAAGAAQAAEFAATGLRPGRWQPWTPLAIWLGHHVLFAGFGTKLWRDHVARRLGPQATGLFAVDNQVTSGSNGWLLAADRTATGAALIAGDPHRFIEAPGIYQQIRLACPEYDVLGFAVPGVPGIPHFGHAGQVAWAITNAMADYQDGYAERLRRRGDRVEAYGPHGWRTAHRHLETIEVAGAEPVEVEVIETDRGPLVSGGPDDDPAVTVSLRYPPRVLGELGFGVLPALLRARTVDDVDAALDGWVEPVNVVLAADTAGGLLHRVAGRVPRRHRDNGLRVVPGWEPSHAWQGWHDMPKAPVDRVAVMANDRGLAAGLGVEFAPPYRADRIRQLLNATDHWRAEQLATVHTDTYLAAAAPLLDLLATLDGLGPATAGLRERLLAWDRRMAADSVDAAAFADLRAAVARRLAGHPALAALAEPPAYPEVFRPWLALLPRVGYAVNPLLHAGLPGLDRADLLGEALAEVAAAGDPPGWGERHRLLPWQALPEPAAPPGPQLSGDHDCVLATSSVPGVTDLCLRGPAARYVWDLARRDNSRWVVPLGATGSGPHRDDQLPLWVSGDLIQTVCDWDRLTEEHDD, encoded by the coding sequence TTGAGCGCCCGCCGCTACCGCGACGGCTACGGCGTCCCGCACCTGCGCGCCGACGACCACCTGTCGCTGGCCTACGCCCAGGGTCGGGTCACCGCCCTGGACCGGGCCTGGCAGATCGAGGTGGAACGGCACCGGTCCCAGGGCACCTCCGCCTCGTTCCTCGGCGCCGACGCGGTGGCCTGGGACAGCTTCGCCCGCCGGGCGAGGCTCGACGACACCGCGCGGCGCTGTCACGCCGCCCTCGACCCGGCCACCGCCGAATGGGTGGGTCGCTACGTGGACGGGGTCAACGCCGCGCTGGCCGCCGGCGCGGCGCAGGCTGCCGAATTCGCCGCCACCGGGCTGCGACCGGGCCGCTGGCAGCCGTGGACGCCGCTGGCGATCTGGCTCGGTCACCACGTGCTCTTCGCGGGCTTCGGCACCAAACTCTGGCGCGACCACGTAGCCCGCCGACTCGGCCCGCAGGCCACCGGGCTGTTCGCCGTCGACAACCAGGTCACCTCGGGCAGCAACGGCTGGCTGCTCGCCGCCGACCGCACCGCCACCGGGGCCGCGCTGATCGCCGGTGATCCGCACCGGTTCATCGAGGCGCCCGGCATCTATCAGCAGATCCGTCTCGCCTGCCCGGAGTACGACGTGCTCGGGTTCGCCGTGCCCGGCGTTCCGGGCATCCCCCACTTCGGTCATGCCGGCCAGGTCGCCTGGGCGATCACCAACGCGATGGCCGACTACCAGGACGGGTACGCCGAACGGCTGCGCCGCCGGGGCGACCGCGTCGAGGCGTACGGGCCGCACGGGTGGCGGACCGCGCACCGGCACCTCGAGACGATCGAGGTGGCCGGGGCCGAACCGGTCGAGGTCGAGGTGATCGAGACCGACCGGGGGCCGCTGGTCTCCGGCGGTCCGGACGACGACCCGGCCGTCACGGTCAGCCTGCGCTACCCGCCCCGTGTCCTCGGTGAGCTGGGCTTCGGCGTCCTGCCGGCGCTGCTGCGGGCACGCACCGTCGACGACGTCGACGCGGCGTTGGACGGCTGGGTCGAGCCGGTGAACGTGGTCCTCGCGGCCGACACGGCCGGTGGGCTGCTGCATCGGGTGGCCGGCCGGGTGCCCCGACGCCACCGGGACAACGGTCTGCGGGTGGTCCCCGGCTGGGAGCCGAGCCACGCCTGGCAGGGCTGGCACGACATGCCGAAGGCACCGGTCGACCGGGTGGCGGTGATGGCCAACGACCGTGGCCTCGCCGCCGGGCTCGGCGTGGAGTTCGCGCCGCCGTACCGGGCCGACCGGATCCGCCAACTGCTGAACGCCACCGACCACTGGCGGGCCGAGCAGTTGGCGACCGTGCACACCGACACCTACCTGGCCGCCGCCGCGCCGCTGCTGGACCTGCTCGCCACGCTGGACGGACTCGGTCCGGCCACCGCCGGACTGCGGGAACGTCTGCTCGCCTGGGACCGCCGGATGGCCGCCGACAGCGTCGACGCCGCCGCCTTCGCCGACCTGCGGGCCGCCGTGGCCCGCCGGCTGGCCGGCCACCCCGCGCTGGCGGCGCTGGCCGAACCACCCGCCTATCCCGAGGTGTTCCGGCCGTGGCTGGCCCTGCTGCCCCGGGTCGGGTACGCGGTGAATCCGCTGCTGCACGCCGGCCTGCCCGGCCTGGATCGGGCCGACCTGCTGGGCGAGGCCCTGGCGGAGGTCGCCGCCGCCGGAGACCCCCCGGGCTGGGGCGAACGGCACCGGCTCCTGCCGTGGCAGGCGCTGCCCGAACCGGCCGCGCCGCCGGGTCCGCAGCTCTCCGGCGACCACGACTGTGTGCTGGCCACCTCCAGCGTTCCCGGAGTCACCGACCTGTGTCTGCGCGGACCGGCGGCCCGCTATGTGTGGGACCTCGCCCGGCGGGACAACAGCCGCTGGGTGGTGCCGCTCGGCGCAACCGGAAGCGGACCGCACCGCGACGACCAACTGCCGCTGTGGGTGAGCGGCGACCTGATCCAGACCGTCTGTGACTGGGACCGGCTGACCGAGGAGCACGATGACTGA
- a CDS encoding ABC transporter ATP-binding protein encodes MSTSRLGGNGLRLAYDRRVVAENLTVAVPDHSFTVIIGPNACGKSTLLRALSRLLKPAAGAVLLDGADIHRLPARAVARTLGLLPQSPIAPDGIGVAELVARGRYPHQGLLRQWSPDDERIVAESMAATGVDDLGDRLVDELSGGQRQRVWLAMALAQQTPLLLLDEPTTYLDIAHQIEVLDLCARLHEEQGRTLVAVLHDLNHAARYATHLIAMRGGRVVAAGEPRRIVTADLVEEVFGLPCRVIDDPETGTPLVVPAARARVGTVAR; translated from the coding sequence ATGTCGACCTCCCGGCTCGGTGGCAACGGGCTGCGGCTCGCCTACGACCGACGTGTCGTCGCCGAGAACCTCACCGTTGCCGTGCCCGACCACTCCTTCACGGTCATCATCGGCCCGAACGCGTGTGGCAAGTCCACCCTGCTGCGGGCGCTGTCGCGACTGCTGAAGCCGGCCGCCGGGGCCGTGCTGCTCGACGGTGCGGACATCCACCGACTTCCCGCCCGCGCCGTGGCCCGTACGCTCGGGCTGCTGCCCCAGTCGCCGATCGCCCCCGACGGCATCGGGGTGGCCGAGCTGGTGGCCCGGGGTCGCTACCCGCACCAGGGGCTGCTGCGGCAGTGGTCCCCCGACGACGAGCGGATCGTCGCCGAGTCGATGGCCGCCACCGGCGTCGACGACCTCGGCGACCGGCTGGTCGACGAACTCTCCGGCGGTCAGCGGCAGCGCGTCTGGCTGGCCATGGCGCTGGCCCAGCAGACGCCCCTGCTGCTGCTGGACGAACCGACCACCTACCTCGACATCGCCCACCAGATCGAGGTCCTCGACCTGTGTGCCCGGCTGCACGAGGAGCAGGGCCGCACGCTTGTCGCGGTGCTGCACGACCTCAACCACGCCGCCCGCTACGCCACCCACCTGATCGCGATGCGCGGTGGCCGGGTGGTGGCCGCCGGTGAACCCCGCCGGATCGTCACCGCCGACCTGGTCGAGGAGGTCTTCGGCCTGCCCTGCCGAGTCATCGACGATCCGGAGACCGGGACGCCGCTGGTGGTTCCGGCGGCCCGCGCCCGAGTCGGTACGGTGGCGCGTTGA
- a CDS encoding iron chelate uptake ABC transporter family permease subunit, with translation MIVIRTPGRLSVRLHPRVLAVGALCLLLTVGVGVLAVGHGEYPMSPADVLRTLTGGGTAAEEFIVTQLRLPRLVTGLAVGTALGLAGAVFQSLVRNPLGSPDVLGFTQGAATGALVVVAVGGSSATLAGSAALGGVVTGLLIYLIAWRRGVHGYRLVLVGIGMSAILTGVNGYLMTRIPLMSASRAMLWLTGSLDGRGWSDAVPLLVALAVLVPALLACAPALRMTELGDDAASGLGVSVHRMRMLLLAGAVLLVALSAAAAGPVPFVALTAPHLARRLTRAPGVTLLPAAFIGALITVVADQVALRALPGQLPVGVVTGVIGGGYLVWLLATERRAGRL, from the coding sequence ATGATCGTGATCCGTACACCCGGCCGGCTCTCCGTCCGGTTGCATCCCCGCGTCCTCGCCGTCGGCGCGCTCTGCCTGCTACTGACCGTCGGCGTCGGCGTGCTGGCCGTCGGGCACGGCGAGTACCCGATGTCACCGGCCGACGTGCTGCGCACGCTGACCGGTGGCGGCACCGCCGCCGAGGAGTTCATCGTCACCCAGCTGCGGTTGCCCAGACTGGTCACCGGCCTGGCCGTGGGTACCGCGCTCGGTCTGGCCGGAGCGGTCTTCCAGTCGCTGGTCCGCAATCCGCTGGGCAGCCCGGACGTGCTCGGTTTCACCCAGGGCGCCGCAACCGGCGCGCTCGTCGTGGTCGCCGTCGGCGGCAGCAGCGCCACGCTCGCCGGTTCCGCGGCCCTCGGCGGTGTGGTCACCGGCCTGCTCATCTACCTGATCGCCTGGCGGCGTGGCGTGCACGGCTACCGGCTGGTCCTGGTCGGCATCGGCATGTCGGCCATCCTCACCGGCGTCAACGGCTACCTGATGACCCGGATACCGCTGATGAGCGCCTCCCGGGCGATGCTCTGGCTCACCGGCAGCCTCGACGGTCGCGGCTGGTCCGACGCCGTGCCGCTGCTGGTCGCCCTCGCGGTGCTGGTGCCGGCGCTGCTGGCCTGCGCTCCGGCGCTGCGGATGACCGAGCTGGGCGACGACGCCGCCAGCGGGCTGGGGGTGAGTGTGCACCGGATGCGGATGCTGCTGCTCGCCGGGGCCGTGCTGCTGGTGGCGCTGTCCGCGGCCGCCGCCGGGCCGGTGCCGTTCGTCGCGCTCACCGCCCCCCACCTCGCCCGCCGGCTCACCCGGGCACCCGGGGTCACCCTGCTGCCGGCGGCGTTCATCGGCGCGCTGATCACCGTCGTCGCCGATCAGGTCGCCCTGCGCGCCCTCCCCGGTCAGCTGCCGGTCGGCGTGGTGACCGGCGTGATCGGTGGCGGCTACCTGGTGTGGCTGCTGGCCACCGAGCGCCGGGCGGGTCGACTGTGA